From the genome of Pleuronectes platessa chromosome 19, fPlePla1.1, whole genome shotgun sequence:
CCTGAATGTTGTCCCTCCTGAATATATAAGTAATGGTACAAAACAACACTGTATAtaactacatgtgtgtgtcctacTTCCATATATCTTtaaggttttgtattttttaccaGCAAACATGTAATTGCTAATGTTGCATCATCAATAGGGCCATACTGTGAATTATGAAGcccttgtttttcctccttagTTAAGCTTCACCCGGCAGTAAACTGATAACTGCAGAACTGGAGCTGGAAAAGTTTAACAGTCGTAAAAGTAGAGTGGAAGATGATCAGTGCATTTAGTGTGAATTATCTTCAACAGTGCAATAAGGTGCAGAACTAAATACAACTTaattgtggtttcataagggggctGTTATGTACTGTGTACttgtatgtgctctactgagtgccattctagcttTGTATGAATTGTTCATATTCTGTGTACTCTCTGAATTTAACAGATGCCGACAAACTTCCAGCTTCCTCCACCCTGGTGGATTCTTCTTCCTCCAAGTTGAGACGCTCGCTAAAAGCAGATTGTTGCACAAGTGGAATGAGACTGACGTGTCCTCGTTAGGGCGCACAGGAAACTCGTGTTTAGTTTACCCAGAACGCAAAAATCCACTagaccagtggttcccaaactttttacagtctcgtaccccttcagacattcaatctccagctatgtacccccccgacgcacgtatacagtctataacacttgaaactttgaaattgtcagggatttcaggacttagatgacaaaataatgtcatctacgaaattcttaaggatcaattaattgattgtcgattaattatgcccatccctagttttgactaacggtcactaacctacctgtaactttttttggcagtgtaattattttgctgaatatgggtatttttggcaatgcgagttggctattcagactatttaatattgcgcgattatttatagctcagtttgaaaatgtaatgggctttttcactttgaaaacgcaaataaaatgttctccccacgtaccccctgaaccacttcgcgtaccccttggggtacatgtaccccagtttgggaaccgaggatCTAGATTAACTAGATTTATCCCTGCCTTTCAATAGGGtttttaaaaggacattttactGATTTCCTAGGGAACAATCCTATTTAGGGGTAAGATTTCAAGCATaatcatttgtttgaaatgagtcaaaaagaaaatgtattcaatgtttACAAGAACTATGATCTGGTCCCATCTGTGCAATAAATgattatatgtaaattaaagGCATTTACAGATGCAAGTGTCCATTTTCTAACAAATGTTGCTATTAACAGaaagtgttttcttcatttgcagtgcgttcagctctctcggccaccgtaaCCATGTAATCCCACCCCGGAGCGGCAGGAGGCGGTGTGGAGCATCAGACAACACCGTGGTAGTCTCGCACTAAAACGGAAGCAAGAAGTCCCTCAAACGTGTATCCAACATGTCCGACCTCAGTGTTGTTACTTGCTGAGACGCTACGAGCCGAGATATCTTTATTTCACTGCCCGCACATTAAAGTTGTCCAGCGACGGTTGAAGGAGCGTTAAAGCCTCAAAATgcctgagaggaagaagaagctgacgaagaagaggagacacccGTTCAATAAAGACACGGAGGCGGACTCTGACTGTACATCGTGCCCACTGACTTCAAACAGCACTGCAAACGTTTTGCCTGCCATATTAGTGCCAGTGATTTCCCCCGAAGGACACATTTCCACGTGGTGGTTTgaccaaattaaaactgttgttGTAAAAACTCTTGAAAGCGACACATTTACCAATATGAAACAGGCATTATCGTTCCTTATTAGCATGAACGCTACTAGCCCccctatacccccccccccccccagatagaTCTAAATTAatgtagataaatagatgtactttatttttgtaacacacAGTTTCAGAAGCATCATCggggatttttcactcaaactgttaagtttgaatttaatgtttatctaaattaaacttgtacatttaaaaaaaaacataggcattttctgaatttttttgaACGTTATcactcaggctttgttcctttgatgaatgtcactgaaggtcaccaaagcagcagccatatacctttgaagtctgtccctACATAagcgtcagttttcagtcagttttcagtcagttctcTTCGGAATACTTGGCTcgttgctcctgaactctgttcttgctcctgaactctgttcttgctcctgaactctgttcttgctcctgaactctgttcttgctcctgaactctgttcttgctcctgaactcgtttcttgctcctgaactcgtttcttgctcctgaactctgttcttgctcctgaactctgttcttgcacctgaactctgttcttgcacctgaactctgttcttgctcctgaactctgttcttgctcctgaactcgtttcttgctcctgaactctgttcttgcacctgaactctgttcttgcacctgaactctgttcttgctcctgaactctgttcttgctcctgaactctgttcttgctcctgaactctgttcttgctcctgaactcgtttcttgctcctgaactcgtttcttgctcctgaactctgttcttgctcctgaactctgttcttgctcctgaactcgtttctttggatttgcctttaaGAGAACTACGATTGatttgaatcaacatgatcccaacacACGTGGGctttctcggcgctgcctcctacgagtccgtcagctgcgtcACTGCAAACTTTCAAGCCTtcgtgacggatctgagtcacgaggacttGGACGTTGAGGAGaacctgcaggaaatggttgagctcattttcaagagggccgtgaagaaaccagactctgctgcagtcttcgcggagctgtgtcaacacctctcagaagtaagtgatgcatctatgactggaagctactttatcctgtttcttacttagttggacagcttgtatttgtatgcaggttgtaaccttaatttaacacactgatcactatgtatgtatgtgagttacattagtgttaatattcctttatggttttcttctcttcaggtggagttccagtccttgtccgactggtcagtcagcgtctccttcaggtctctgctggttaaacactgccaggcagagttcatgaAGAACTTGGACAAGGAGGGCATTCATCAAGAGAGTTGGTCCTGCCTGAAGCCAGTCCAGGACGTGAGGGTcaccgaccggctgagggaagagcaacagaaCACCAAACCTTCCGGTCGCTTCCTCAATATGCtgaggtttattggggagctgttcctctccaagctgctggcagagaaatccatgcactgctgcatcaggaggctgttgcagaaaggagacgggccgtctcttgagggcctctgtcagctcctccagatgatccagcaggacctggaggtggtgacgGAAAAGGAATTGATGGacacctactataaccagctggaccatatggcagagaaagggaagagggcaccaaggctctcccttttgttgaggGAAACAGTGGATGCCAGGAAGATGGCATACTCcaccccccactaagtttttaatgaaaactcatgtgggaaatacaacttatacacttatacaacttatacagtgatatttgtaaatggacactaaccccccactgcaacccctgctcctactctgtataatgtgcactgggtgacatcatgtctgtactctgtttgtggtttgtactatgttgtagactaatgaataaaatgtttttaatttaatttgggtgtttttatgtcttgcatgcagctgccctcacatttcaattaaaacacatgtgggaaatacaacttatacaactttcccaataatcaatgaaaagcacagatgcctggagagtttctgggacaacatttgacaaaagtacttattctgaactgaacatcaaatccaaatgaatattcagtaaaaaaaacataattgatcTCATATTTTATCTCCTAACAGCTGGTTGTGTACCACTAGTTTCACTTCAAGCTGTGAGGATATTCAATATAAGCCTCTGGagagtgatatttatgaatggacaaaaagcttggctttattatatcatcagcaagagcatgatattatttgacaaggacagacaaactgcagctttgtgttgagTAACACTATTTTCAACCAATCCTTTAGacatttcagtgcatgtgtaataAATACGGCATCCGAGGTCAGACTTCTAAAATTAGCTCAGTATCGTCTGCTGAAACTCAGagactctgtctgtgagcttatgtttgtgcactggactaaaaatgtgtttcttttgggaGACAAACTCGCAGCATATTTCAGGATTCCAGTAGCTTAAGTGGGACAGTTGTTGCATGGATGGGTGGGCCTGGCCTGCCAAAACGTCCTATGCACTCACTACATGAAAAGTTGTGCAACAGGCAGTACTGCACCGATTGTCTTCCTTGGCCCCATGAGCTTCTTTgagttatgtaaatatatagtcaTCACAAACAAGGCATTAAAATTAAGGCATATTACAACAGTGCTTTAAggatttatttctctcatttgtacacgtataaagaatatattcatCGCTTCATGAGTTCCCAGATAATAGGATAGACAGACAAATAACTGAGATTATTCCTGAAAAATGAGCAACTGAGAATTTGAAATTGTAGGACAGTCTGATACTGGGTCCGCACAATACTGTCAGTGTCGGCTTTACTTAAGAGCATGCGATTCTGCTGTCTTCTTGCCATATCATGCACCAAAGAATGAGgctgtgaatgaataaataaaagaataaatcataaatattaagAAGTTGGGGAGAccaattcaaatgaatggagGTTAATCTAGATGATGTGCTCTAACGGCGCTGAATGCTGCTTTGCAACTTGTTTTCTCTCACAGGAAGTGGCTGTGGCCCTGACAGTGCTTGaacgtgtgtgtggggggggatagCACAAGCTTGTTGTTGCCCTTGTCATCTTGTCTAAGCTTTAATGATGGTAAGGTTGGAGCAAATTGAAACCAGCACGAACAATTTCCAAACCTTGGCAGAAAACTCTCTCTCCTGAACCTTCgctctgttttctttcccctttGAAAAGGCTTGGGAATAAATTATCcgttattatttttacttaatatTGATCTTTACATTTGAATAAAGCAATTTGAATAAATGCAATACATTTTCAGAACCAAGGGGTTAAAATATACATTGAGAAGGTACAATGCTTATTGCAGCCACGTTTGCAGATCTGGGGAATAAAAACGTCCATGCAAAGATTTTGTAGGAATCCATACAGTCATTTCCAAGATGGTTTACTCTGGATTAAAGCGGTGGATATGCCAACTGACACTTGACATCCAGAGAGCGGCGCCTCAGCCCTGACAGGCTCAAACAGAGCAGTCagaatctcatctcatctcctctggcATCGATAAGATGCTTCAGATCTCCTTTTTGCTTGATATTAGATCATCCGCCCGCTATGACAAGCAGCATCGCCTCCCAAGCCTCGACACGtggaggaagtgatgtcataCCAATTAAAGCCACTCTTATCACTAATATGAATCTTTCAGTGCTATCAGACAGGACGATGTATTATTCATACGGCCCGAGCGAGGCGCTGCGCAGGATTTCCTTCCCTCCGGCGGGAAACGTAGGAAGCGGTTACGAGTTTCACTTTCACCTGCACGTCGCACAAACTCTGGTCCaattacttttcatttttctgcCCCAATCAGATCCACACAGCTTTAAGCCCCGGCTGGACCAGAGCATTTCATTCCCCTTCATTACTGACCAGTCAAGCGTGGAAGAATACGTCTTTGTGTCCACCATCACTGACCTTGACTTAATCACTCTCCCTGCTGACTCTTGTCTGTCTCAATGCCGGGTTGTGACAAAAACTGCATCTGTCTCGCCTGTCAAAGAAATAATAACGGCTTTCACACTGCGaatagtgtttttttaaatgtatcattAGACAATACTCTTATTCTCTCAGCAGGGCTCTGTGGATGGCAGTGTTGGTCTGTTAGCTTGTCCTGGCTGAAATATCCCTACCTGAGGATGGATGGTGCTAAAATGCATTTCAGACATTTATCTCCCGCCTCAGGATGAGCTGTAATCACTAATCGCCATCCCCTTACCCCACCTCTAGCGCCATCATCAGGACTAAATGTCAATTTGTCCAAGTCTCTGATGTATGATCAAATAATTTATGAAAAACTATAATGTCACACCCGGCCGCCTGCAGctttactttgtgtttagtGCTGACAAGCTTCTTGTTTAATATCTGAAAGGGATATCAATAATTTTCCTCATTTTGAAAAATGCAGCCACACTGCCTCATGAATGATTGTGGATGTGCtagtggtgaaaatgtcaggGCTAAAAACGTACACCAGTAGGTTTTATAATAATGCATAAAAACGTGGGTGGTCATTTTATAGCTCGATGACATTCTATGGCTCGACTTCCCGGGAATGTTATCTGCTACCATCATCTCGATCCATTCCTTCTCCATGAATCAACTGTTAAACTTCAaatctattacatttttttgctgTGAGTAAGCAGAAAGCAGAGGATTTGGAAGTTTCCCCAGTTGAAGCAGCAGTGCAGCCTCTTATTGGCCACAGGGCACAACCGAGCAAAACAGGAGGAATTCAGATGGATGAGCTTCGAGTGTCTCTGGAAGGTGTTGGTCTGTAAGTTCAGTCTTCTGTGGAGAACGTTCTACTCAGGCCTCTGGGATGTGTTTTGATCCCGGTGGTGTTGGTGGCAACTGGAGCCAACGTCTCCTAATCCAGTATCGATCTGcgtccatttttattttactgaacaATGTGCTTGAGAATGAGAAGcatatttctgtctctgtccactGTGTCTCACAGCGAAAGATTCTGGAGTGTTTCTTTGCTTGGAAACATGACACACGAGGCTCATTGTTTGGTTTTGCATATTGTCGTCAGCCtacatgtgtttttgtctccATCTGTTGATGATGTTGCAGCCAAATGAGGCCGTCAGCTGTTTGCTTTCCAAACTTTTACTGCATGATTCTCTGGGCTGTGTTCAATATAGTATAAAATAACAAGGAGTTCGAAGTTGGAAacggaaacagaaacagatggaAGCTTCTGTCCATACTTTGCATTGCTGTATTTGTGTACGCCTTCTAGAGGCTTCAGGATATGGGCAAAACCAACAAGATGGAGCAGTACCAACAAatataatgggggggggggggggggggggcagtgtagccaatatTTCAAGCAAGCTGATCCTAGGACTTAAGGAAGATATTTCATCGGTGTTGGACATTTTTGAGGACAGACTTTGTGAGTTGTTTCATTTGCCTCTTTCTTAGTGGCTCCCCCACTGTCAACATGTTAACCGTTGTCAGAAACTCTtgactctgtgctgccctctagtggaggcATTGTATAACAACCATGCTCATTGAGGTTCTGACAAGGTGCATAATGAGCCACCAACGTCAGGTCCAGGTGGTTCCTGTGCATACTATGACATATAGTCCCGGTGGCGCCCCCTGATGGTGGGCAGTGTTGTCCGTCACATCAGTCTAAAATCTCTGAGTCTGTTGATGGTGGCGTCTCAAAAGACCAAATGATATCACATCATACCTCGAGCCATCCAAGGAGAGCTTGTGCACTGGATGGAACCATCTGCCCTTGTTATGTCTCTTCATGCATTTATTCAGCTGCTTCTTCTCATGTAGGATGAATAcctaatgtatgtgtgtgtctgagtgtgggtgtgttttatGTGCGTTACATTTCCCCCCAGTTTATTCAAGAAGAAAAAACGATGCAACA
Proteins encoded in this window:
- the LOC128425089 gene encoding eukaryotic translation initiation factor 4 gamma 1-like produces the protein MIPTHVGFLGAASYESVSCVTANFQAFVTDLSHEDLDVEENLQEMVELIFKRAVKKPDSAAVFAELCQHLSEVEFQSLSDWSVSVSFRSLLVKHCQAEFMKNLDKEGIHQESWSCLKPVQDVRVTDRLREEQQNTKPSGRFLNMLRFIGELFLSKLLAEKSMHCCIRRLLQKGDGPSLEGLCQLLQMIQQDLEVVTEKELMDTYYNQLDHMAEKGKRAPRLSLLLRETVDARKMAYSTPH